The genomic region TTCAGTCGATTTTGAAATATAAATATCTGTTGCTTTAATGTTCAAAGTCAATTATTCCAATTAGCTTTTAAATCTGGATTTATTTCTTTTAATCTGTTTACCAAATCATTTGAATTCTCAAATTCCGTTTTCCAATTTTTATTCAGTTTACTTTTCGGGTATCCTTTTCCAGATTTTAAATCACAAACTGCATAAATTTCGCTTTCTTTTCCCCAAGTCAGATATACAATACTGTCATAAGACTTAGCTTTAAAATTTTCCAAGTCCATAATTTGGTCGTTAGTTCCAATTAAATGATGCTTTTCCAAAATCAGATTTTCATCAGAGTCCAATATTTCATAATATAATGGTGTCACAAAGTCAAATTCGTCTTTTTGGTAGATATTCACAAAAGTATTTTCTATTCCGCTCACTTTCAGTTGTCCGATTTTCCGTTCTTGAAAACAGGATGTAAATAGAATTAAGGTAAGAAGTGAAAACAATTTCGATTTCATTTTTCTAATTGGTGCCAACGGTCTCGGCTATGAGTAGTTGGGTGGATTAGCACTTAACTTTGCAAGTACACACCAAACTGAAAATCTGCGAGGATTTTCAGAAGTAGGCGAGAACAAGCAATTACTTATAGCCATTGTTGTACGCTGGCTTTTTATATTATTATGGTTAATTTCTTTTCGTTTATTTCTAATTCGATAATTTGCAAATTAGCACTCCGCTTAAAAACGAATTTATTATTTCCTTTTTTCAATTCAGTTTTTGCAAATAGAGTTGTACTATGATTTTTTAATAAGTGATTTACTTCAAATTCAATTTCACTTTCTATTTCTGATTCCAATTTGATAATGATTTTTCCTTTCCTCCGTTTTAATCTGATATTTTTAAATTCAGATATTTCGTTCAGAACTGGTTTTTCAGGTTTTTGGAAAATAACAAAACCAAGATTACATTTTTGGGGATAAACACCGTCAGATTCACAAAGAGAAGGTACAATTTGGATTTTATCAGATGGAAATAGTTTTAGAGTTTCTAATTGTTCTTTCGAGAAGTCATTGACAATTGAAAAAGAGCCACCATCAATTACTGTAGTCAGCCAAAAGTCAAGTTCATCTTGTTTTGATTTTTGCTCACAATTTATTCTTTCAAAAATTTTGTCTTTACGCTCGTCAGGATTTAGTTGTTTAATTTCTTTAATCCATTGTTGAGATTCCTCATAATTTTTAAAATCTCCGCAGTTATTTTGTCCAAATGAAACTTGGCTAAATAATATAAATAGAATGAAGATTTTAATGGCTCTCATAGGTTTTCACAGCTTGCGTACAACGTTAGTATAAAGATTATATCGTAAAACTACACTTTTTTATTGCTTAAAAATAGATAAACAGTTGGTTATGATTATATTCGTTAAAAAATTAACATAACCGCCCTTACGGCCAATAAAGCAATGTTTGTTAAATTTAGAAAAATTCTTCAACTTAAAAGATATAGTGAAAGCACCATAAAAAATTACATGCATATGGTGGCAACATTTCAAGAACATGTAGGGAACACCCCTATCCATAAATTGGATACCGCCTTTATCATAAAGCACGCCGCAGATCTTGTGGCCGCAAAAAACTACGGGGCGTCGTCCCACAAACAGCTCATAGGCGCATTATCGCTGTATTATAAAGAACTCTACAAACGCCCAATGGACTTTTCAATGATATACCCTACACGAAAAGAACATTCTCTACCTGAAATTTTGGCGAAAGAAGAAGTTTTGGAACTTTTTTCACAAACAAAAAACCTAAAACACTTAACTATTTTAAAAACAATATATGCTTTGGGTTTGCGAAGAAGTGAAGCCTTAAACTTAAAAGTGGCCGATATTGACGGAAAACGAAAGCTGGTACACATCAAAAGCGCAAAGGGCAAAAAGGACCGGATCGTACCCCTACCCGATAAATTACTCGTACAATTAAGGGAATACTACCGTAGCTATAAACCAAAAAACCACCTTTTTTATGGGGCGAACAGGAGCCAATATTCGGCGGCAAGCATAAGAAATGTTTTTAAGGCCGCTTGCAAAAGGGCCAAAATCACCAAGAACGTAACCCTGCACAGCCTTCGGCATGCTTATGCCACACACCTTATGGATGCTGGTACCGATGTACGCATGATACAGCAACTGTTGGGGCACGAATCTATAAAGACGACCATGCGCTACACCCATGTAACCACCCGCTCCTTATTGCACGTGCCCAGCCCTTTGGATTTTTTGGAACAGCCCCCTAAAACTTGAACGTTAGACCACTGTACACCCCTACAGAAAAAGGCTGAAAAGTACCGTCGGTCTCAGAGAATGTGTTCAATTGGTATTTAAATACAGGCTCTAGATTTAGCTTTACTTTGGATGAAAACTTATAATCAACACCAATGCCCGCATTGGCACTAAAGTTTATGCTATTGATGTTGTTCGCCTCGCCAAGCTCCATAACCTGGCCACCACCCTCTACGGATACCGAATTGTCTACCAAGAAAAGAGAACTGAAGCCGCCCACTAAGTTTACGCCCACTTTTTTGTTGACCAAGGCGTAGTTGAGCTCCAAGGGTACTTCCAAATACCCGAATTGCTGGGACATGATTCCGTTTCTTTCGGGTGATATGGCGTTGGTATCCAAGTCGGAAGGGTTTTGAAAACTCGCTTCGGGTGCGGCCCTACTGTTCAATACTAGGTTTTTTGAGGTGGCCCTGTAGCTGATGTTATCGATCTGGTCGTTAGTAGAACCGTCCAAGGACGACGAAAAAGAAACATCATTGGTATCGTACCCATAATCTACCTTGTGTATACCGGAACGCAGGCTCAACCTATCCGATATTTCATAGGCCACGGTAAGGCCGTAGCTAAGGTTTACATTACCTGATTTTCCGTTGGGCACGAAGATTGAATGTACCGGGGAGCCTTCCCCTAGCGCATTAAAATATACGGGGGCCACACTGGGCCCTGCCGACCATTTGTCCTTCGTTGAATTTTCTACGACCGCCTCTTCCTCTTGTTGCTTCTTTTCTATTTCCTCAAAAATCGATTTTTTCTTTGGGTCTTCCTTTTCTTCTTTGGCGGTATGCGTTACCACAGCTTCTTTTTCATTGTTCTTACTGTCCAATATTGCAGAACGCTCTTTTTCCAGGTTTTGGGCAGGGTTGATTTTCCCGTTCGTTTTCACATCATCGGTAATGGCGATACCTTCCTTCTTTTTTTGAAGCATACCGTCAAGGTCTGTTTTTGCCCCATCCTTTTTGGGAACCTGCTGCTGCTTGTTATCGGTCTCGGTAATTTGCTCTTTTTTACCTGTTAGGTTTTTTTGTATTTCATTTGGATGGATGTTCTTTGGATGTTGCTTCTTGGTGCCCGCTTTCTCTTTTGCGTTGTCCTTATTGGCATAAGAATGCTGCTTTTGCGAACTACGGTCTTTAGCCGCATCTATTTTAGGGGCATTATCGTTCTTTTTGGAATCGGCAACGCCTTGATCGATGTCTTGTTGTTCTTGGTTCGCATCATCTTGGAGCGTATCAGTTTTTTGGATAGTATTTTCCGATGCATTTTCAACATCGGTGATTATAGGGGTCGTATTCCCAGAGGGATTTCCCCCGAAGGGGTTTATCACATAGAGCATTAGGGCCAAAAGTGCGGCTACACCGCCTATTTGCCACCAAAAGGGAATCATCCTGCGCGACTTCTTCTGGTTCAAGGAAGCCTCGATAGAGGCCCATACACGCTCGTCGGGTACCTCACCAAAGTCTCTGAACTTCTCTTGAAATAGGTTATCGATATTTTTTTTGTTCATCTTGCGATTTTCTTAGGCAATATGTATACTTTCTTTTTCAATTTTTTCTTTTAATATCAACCGGGCCCTGGCCAGGTTTGATTTTGATGTGCCGGCCGAGGTACCCAACAGTTCGCTTATTTCTTTATGCGTATAACCGTCCATCACATAAAGATTAAAGGTGAGCCTGTACTTATTGGGTAGCTCTTGAATATACCCCAATAGGGTATTAAGGTCAATGTCCTTATCGTTCACTTCCACATCGGTCTGGTCTTCTATCGCATCGGTCACTACATTTAAGAATTCTTCTTTTCTGTATTTTTGCAATACGGTATTAACGGTGATCCGTTTCATCCAACCTTCAAAAGAGCCCTTGTGCTTAAACTGTCCGATTTTACTAAAAATGGTCATAAAACTGTCGTGAAGGTTATCCTCGGCTTCGGTTTTGTTGCGCGAGTACTTTAGGCAAATGCCAAAAAGTATACGGGAATATTTCCTGTACAATTCTTCCTGGGCAGATCTGTTGCCTTTTTTACAATTGTCTATGAGGTCTTCCAGGCTCAAGCTATACGTTGGATTTTTTTGTTCGTTACACCCGAAATTTACGGATTTACCGGAACTTCTATCTCCAAATACCGTTCTTCGCCGTTTTCATCGGTTCCCGTCCAAAATCTAAAGAGGTACGTTTCTGGGTAAATCACTTGAAACCTAAAGCTGGCGGTTATCTCTTGGGACACCTCCGCACATTCGTCCTGATCGGTAAGCACAGAGCCGATCACGACCACGTTTCTAGTGGTGGTCTCGGTACGGTTCACATCAAAGCCCTCAAAAAAAGTACACTCGTCAGGCCTTAAATACGTTACCTCTATCTCGTAGGTTTCGTTTAAATCAAAGGAATCCGGAACATTGGCCGATACAGCTTGTAACGATGTAAAATGAAAATTCACGGTGTCATCGTCCAAGTCACAAGACGATAGGAACAAGGCCAAAAAGATGGCACAGCATATGAATATCCTCTTCATAATATCTATTTTATAAGGATAGATGTAAAAAAAGATAAAGGTTGCGTCAAAAGTATATGTAACGCCCTGAGCCATTCAAGCTCTAAAAAACCAAAATAGGCCGCTATTCCTTAATGGCATGTATTGCCTCCCTGATTTTACCGTCCAGCTCTTCGAACAGCTCGGGATTATCCAGTAAAAGGGATTTTACGGCATCTCTACCCTGTCCCAATTTGGTATCGCCATAACTAAACCAAGAACCGCTTTTCTTTACGATTTCATATTCAACGCCTAGATCTATGATTTCACCCACTTTAGAGATACCTTCCCCGTACATAATATCGAACTCTGCGGTCCTAAAAGGTGGGGCCACCTTATTTTTTACGACTTTGACACGGGTCTTGTTCCCTTGCACCCCGCCGTCGGTATCTTTTATTTGGGTAGAGCGTCTAATATCCAACCGCACCGAGGCGTAGAACTTTAATGCATTGCCCCCCGTTGTAGTCTCGGGATTACCGAACATGACCCCGATTTTTTCCCGCAATTGATTTATGAATATGACCGTACAGTGTGTTTTACTGATAGACCCGGTCAGCTTTCGAAGCGCTTGTGACATCAATCGGGCGTGGAGCCCCATTTTGGAGTCCCCCATTTCACCCTCTATCTCACTTTTTGGGGTCAATGCCGCTACCGAATCGATAATAACGATATCAATGGCCCCGGAGCGTATAAGGTTATCGGCAATTTCCAAGGCTTGTTCCCCGTTGTCTGGCTGGGAAATAATAAGATTATCGATATCTACCCCGAGTTTTTTGGCATAAAAACGGTCAAAGGCATGCTCCGCATCAATAAAAGCGGCGATACCTCCATTTTTTTGAGCTTCCGCAATGGCGTGCAAAGTCAATGTGGTCTTACCCGATGATTCCGGACCATAGATTTCAATGACCCTGCCCCTAGGGTAACCACCTACACCCAAAGCGATATCCAAGCCCAATGACCCAGAGGGTATTACCTCTACATCGGCCACCACACTGTCGCCCATTTTCATTACGGCACCTTTGCCGTACGTCTTGTCCAACTTGTCCAAGGTTAACTTTAAGGCTTTTAATTTTGCATCTTTTTCGGAACTCATACTCTTTTTAAATTAAAATTTTAATATTGCCATTCTTCTTGCGCCCAACAACCCAATAAGGCAGGTATACAAAAGGCTGAACGATTTTTAGGTCTTCCGGCGAGGAATTTTTTGCAAGACCATCCCCCATTAGTGCCAACGAAAAAAAACAAACGTTGTCCAAATATTGGTATGCCGGTCTTTGGCAAATTTTTATGGTCAGCTAAATTACCATTTCTTTTTGCATACTACAAGACCTTGTACGCAACCTTTTGTAATTTATACGTCTTGTATACGACTAGTGTTTACATAATATACTGCACTACTTTACATGCAGGCAACGATGGCTATTTACCTTTTGGTGTTTTTTGAAAAGATGCTATGAAGAAGAATAAAAGGAATAGCCTTAAAGGGCTTTGGTATTTACCTAAGCCCTTTTTAATGTATAGCGACCCAATTTCAAAATGCATGGCACATTGGTGTTTGGTTATTAAGGTAAGCATGGCTTTTCTTATATTTGCGCCAAATTTTAGAATAAGAATTTCTTTAACCTTCCTGCCAGCGGGCAGGCTTAAATTATTGGTATAGCATGCAACTGTACAATACATTAAGTGCGAAGGAAAGAGCGGCCCTTATCAAAGATGCGGGCCAAGAGCGGCTTACGATCTCTTTCTACAAATATGCACATATTGGCAATCCGTCAATATTTAGAAACCATCTTTTTATCCATTGGAACGAACTGGAAGTTCTGGGGCGAATCTACGTGGCCAACGAAGGCATTAATGCCCAACTGTCGGTCCCGGCAGAGAATTTCAAGGCGTTTAAAAAGCATTTGGACAGTATTTCCTTCTTAAAGAACGTTCGGCTGAACATCGCTATAGAGCAAGACAACCTATCGTTTTTGAAACTCAAGGTAAAAGTGCGGCAAAAAATCGTTGCCGATGGGCTGAACGATACTACGTTTGATGTGACCAATAAAGGTATTCATGTAGATGCCCAAAAGTTCAACGAACTTATCGAGCATCCCGACACGGTGCTGGTCGATATGCGTAACCACTACGAAAGCGAAATCGGCCATTTTAAAAATGCGATCACACCTGACGTGGATACCTTCCGGGACTCATTGGATATCATTGAAAATGATTTGGCCGACCACAAAGAGGATAAAAAACTGGTCATGTACTGTACCGGGGGCATACGGTGCGAAAAAGCCAGTGCATATTATAAGCACAAAGGGTTCAAGCAGGTGTATCAGTTAGAGGGCGGCATCATAGAGTACACCCGTCAAGTAAACGACAAAAACCTTGAAAACAAGTTTTTGGGGAAGAACTTTGTTTTTGACCACCGCCGTGGCGAACGCATCTCGGACGATGTTATCGCAAATTGTCACCAATGCGGGAATCCCTGCGATACTCATGTGAATTGTGCCAATGAGGCCTGCCATTTATTGTTCATTCAATGTAAGGCCTGCGCCCAAAGGATGGATGATTGCTGTTCGGACGAATGTAAAGAGATACATAATCTACCGTTTGAAGAGCAGAAGGCACTGCGCAAGGGCAAAACGGTAAGTAATAAAATCTTTAAAAAGGGAAGGTCCGAGGTTTTAAAGTTTAAAAAATAACCGTTCATCGGCCCTCTTAAAATAAAACAAAAGTATTTTCGTTTTTCAATCATACGAACCAATACATAAACCCAATTATGAAAAAACAACTTTCGGGTATAGGAAGCTTTATGGCCTTGGCCGGTATTATTTCTACCGCTCTTTCATTTTTCAATTACAATCTTAGATTATTGACATGGATTGATATGTGGGGCGAAACCGTTGGCTGGATTATCCGCATAGGACTTATCGTGGTCGGGGCAGCTTTGTTCTTTGCTTTTAAGGGCGTTGATGATGACGCAGAGGAAATGGTTGCCGGGAGACAAGACAAAGAAACGGAATAGTATGAATTTTCTGCACATCAAACAATCCCCTAGGAAATTTTCCTAGGGGATTTTCTTTTACATACAAGGTATTTCTAATCCATTGCAAATTATAGTATCTTTACTTTTTAAGTAGAATATGAACCTTTTTCGGTCATAGCACTGGTTATGCCGAACCAACATATAAAATATGGGTTGTAGCAGTTGTTCGACCGGCAAGGACGGACAGCCGCGTGGTTGCAAGAACAATGGGACTTGCGGCACCGATGGCTGTAATAAATTGACCGTGTTCGATTGGCTTTCCAACATGTCGCTTCCAAATGGTGAAAAACCGTTTGATTGTGTGGAAGTCCGTTTTAAAAATAGCAGAAAAGAATTTTTTAGGAATACAGAGCATCTTACACTCGCTATCGGCGATATAGTCGCCACGCAGGCCCAGTCGGGCCACGACATTGGCATGGTCACGCTCACTGGGGAGCTGGTACGGGTACAGATGAAAAGAAAAAAAGTTTCCTACGCTGATGGTGACTTGCCTAAAATCTACAGAAAGGCATCCCAAAAAGATATCGATAAATGGCAAAAATGTCGCGATAGGGAAGAGGAGATAAAAAAGCGATCTCGCGAGATGGCGATTATCCTGAAACTACAAATGAAAATTTCGGATGTTGAATTTCAGGGCGACGGCTCCAAGGCCACATTTTATTACACTGCCGAAGACCGTGTAGATTTTAGGCAGTTGATAAAGGATATGGCGAAGGCCTTTGGCATTCGAATCGAGATGCGGCAGATTGGTTATCGGCAAGAAGCCCAACGCCTGGGAGGCATAGGTTCATGTGGCCGTGAACTTTGCTGCTCTACTTGGTTGACGGATTTTAGGTCGGTAAGCACTTCTGCGGCACGTTACCAAAACCTCTCCTTGAATCCACAAAAATTGGCAGGGCAGTGCGGTAAGTTGAAATGCTGCCTCAATTATGAACTGGACGTATATCTGGATGCGTTAAAAGATTTCCCCCCACAAGACAGCAAGCTCTTTACCGAAAAAGGACTTGCTTTTTGCCAAAAAGTCGATATTTTCAAAGAAACACTATGGTTTTCTTACAAAGACGACCCATCTAACTGGCATACGCTCACCAAACACCAAGTAAACGAAATCCTCGAAAAGAACAAGAAAAAAGAGAAAGTGGCCAGTTTGGAAATGTATGCCGCGGAAAACATATATGCAGAGCAAGAAGAAAAGGTCTTTGAAAACGTTGTAGGGCAAGACAGCCTTACCAGGTTTGATCGTCCCAAAAACAATAAGCGCAGGAACAAGAACAAAAAACGTAGGAACAACAACAAAAAAAGACCTGCCAAAAATGCGTAATTCACTTATTTGTTTAACATTGGTGTCGTTTCTTTTTTCTTGTAACGACACCCTTTCGGTTTCAGAATACAAAGCAACCAACAACGGAAAATGGAATAAGGATTCCATTGTTTCCTTCTCCTTTTCGGAAATGGACACTGTTTCCAAACATAATGTCTTCATCAATATAAGAAATGACGAAAGTTATCCGTTTAGTAATTTGTTCCTGATTGCGGAACTGGAGTCCCCCGATGGTAAAACGGTAACCGATACTTTGGAGTACGAAATGGCCGACCCCTCCGGAGAGTGGTTGGGCAAGGGCAAAGGAAGCGTCAAGGAGAACAAATTATGGTTCAAGGAAAACATCGTTTTTTCCAGTTCTGGCGTATATAATCTACAAATATCCCATGCGATGCGAAAGAACGGAAATGTAAACGGCATAGTAGAATTGGAAGGCATAACGGATGTTGGGTTTCAAATAGAAAAAAGTAATCAATAAATCTTATGGCAAAGGCTGTAAAAAAGAAAAAACAAAATAGTTTTTTCAAGTTTATCAAGTGGTTTTGGATTTTGATAGGTTTTGGAATCCTATCGGGAATATTGTTCTTTTTGGCAGCTTCTTGGGAGTGGTTTGGAGAGTTGCCCACTTTCGAGACCTTGGAAAACCCACAGACCAATCTGGCCACCGAGGTTATTTCGGCAGACGGCAAAACCTTGGGGAAATACTATTTAGACGATAACCGTACCGATGTTCCCTATGAGGAATTGCCTCAAAACCTGGTAGATGCCTTGGTCGCAAGTGAAGATATACGTTTTTACGACCATTCCGGAATCGACGCAAGGGGCACGTTAAGGGCATTCGCCTATTTAGGGAAAAGAGGTGGCGCAAGTACGATTACCCAACAGCTGGCACGGCAACTTTTTGTCGGGGTAAGGTCTAGAAACAAGTTTGAAACCATCAAACAAAAAGCAAAAGAGTGGGTGATTGCCACACAACTGGAGCGCAATTACACCAAAGAGGAAATTATAGCGATGTACTTGAACATCTATGATTTTGGTAATAATGCCGATGGTATTAAGTCCGCATCAAAAATCTATTTTGGAAAAGAACCCAAAGACCTTAAGATAGAAGAATCCGCCATGCTGGTCGGGATGTTGCAAAACTCGTCGTACTTCAATCCTTTGAGGCGTGAGGAGCAAACAAAGAACAAGAGAAATATCGTACTCGGCCAATTGGCCAGATACGACTATATCAGTGAAAAGCAAAGGGATTCGCTCCAAGCCTTAAAAATGGATATTAATTTTAATCCTGAAAACCATAGGGAAGGTTTGGCCACGTATTTTAGGATGTATCTACAAGGATTCATGAACGATTGGATCAAAGAAAACCCCAAGCCAGCGCTTGAAGGGGAACGCGATACATGGAATATATACCTAGATGGACTCAAAATATACACGACCATAGATTCCCGCATGCAGAAAAATGCCGAGGATGCCGTAATTGCACATATGAGCAACCTTCAAGCTGAGTTTTTTAATCAAAACAAACCGGAGCGTAATAAAACCGCACCTTTTTTGGATTTGGACAAGAATCAAATCGATAACATTATGAAACGCGCCATGAAAACTTCGGCCAGATGGCGCTCTATGAAACGAATGGGGAAATCGGAAAAGGAGATTACCGACTCTTTCAAT from Costertonia aggregata harbors:
- a CDS encoding tyrosine-type recombinase/integrase, with product MFVKFRKILQLKRYSESTIKNYMHMVATFQEHVGNTPIHKLDTAFIIKHAADLVAAKNYGASSHKQLIGALSLYYKELYKRPMDFSMIYPTRKEHSLPEILAKEEVLELFSQTKNLKHLTILKTIYALGLRRSEALNLKVADIDGKRKLVHIKSAKGKKDRIVPLPDKLLVQLREYYRSYKPKNHLFYGANRSQYSAASIRNVFKAACKRAKITKNVTLHSLRHAYATHLMDAGTDVRMIQQLLGHESIKTTMRYTHVTTRSLLHVPSPLDFLEQPPKT
- a CDS encoding outer membrane beta-barrel protein yields the protein MNKKNIDNLFQEKFRDFGEVPDERVWASIEASLNQKKSRRMIPFWWQIGGVAALLALMLYVINPFGGNPSGNTTPIITDVENASENTIQKTDTLQDDANQEQQDIDQGVADSKKNDNAPKIDAAKDRSSQKQHSYANKDNAKEKAGTKKQHPKNIHPNEIQKNLTGKKEQITETDNKQQQVPKKDGAKTDLDGMLQKKKEGIAITDDVKTNGKINPAQNLEKERSAILDSKNNEKEAVVTHTAKEEKEDPKKKSIFEEIEKKQQEEEAVVENSTKDKWSAGPSVAPVYFNALGEGSPVHSIFVPNGKSGNVNLSYGLTVAYEISDRLSLRSGIHKVDYGYDTNDVSFSSSLDGSTNDQIDNISYRATSKNLVLNSRAAPEASFQNPSDLDTNAISPERNGIMSQQFGYLEVPLELNYALVNKKVGVNLVGGFSSLFLVDNSVSVEGGGQVMELGEANNINSINFSANAGIGVDYKFSSKVKLNLEPVFKYQLNTFSETDGTFQPFSVGVYSGLTFKF
- a CDS encoding RNA polymerase sigma factor; translated protein: MSLEDLIDNCKKGNRSAQEELYRKYSRILFGICLKYSRNKTEAEDNLHDSFMTIFSKIGQFKHKGSFEGWMKRITVNTVLQKYRKEEFLNVVTDAIEDQTDVEVNDKDIDLNTLLGYIQELPNKYRLTFNLYVMDGYTHKEISELLGTSAGTSKSNLARARLILKEKIEKESIHIA
- the recA gene encoding recombinase RecA — encoded protein: MSSEKDAKLKALKLTLDKLDKTYGKGAVMKMGDSVVADVEVIPSGSLGLDIALGVGGYPRGRVIEIYGPESSGKTTLTLHAIAEAQKNGGIAAFIDAEHAFDRFYAKKLGVDIDNLIISQPDNGEQALEIADNLIRSGAIDIVIIDSVAALTPKSEIEGEMGDSKMGLHARLMSQALRKLTGSISKTHCTVIFINQLREKIGVMFGNPETTTGGNALKFYASVRLDIRRSTQIKDTDGGVQGNKTRVKVVKNKVAPPFRTAEFDIMYGEGISKVGEIIDLGVEYEIVKKSGSWFSYGDTKLGQGRDAVKSLLLDNPELFEELDGKIREAIHAIKE
- the trhO gene encoding oxygen-dependent tRNA uridine(34) hydroxylase TrhO, yielding MQLYNTLSAKERAALIKDAGQERLTISFYKYAHIGNPSIFRNHLFIHWNELEVLGRIYVANEGINAQLSVPAENFKAFKKHLDSISFLKNVRLNIAIEQDNLSFLKLKVKVRQKIVADGLNDTTFDVTNKGIHVDAQKFNELIEHPDTVLVDMRNHYESEIGHFKNAITPDVDTFRDSLDIIENDLADHKEDKKLVMYCTGGIRCEKASAYYKHKGFKQVYQLEGGIIEYTRQVNDKNLENKFLGKNFVFDHRRGERISDDVIANCHQCGNPCDTHVNCANEACHLLFIQCKACAQRMDDCCSDECKEIHNLPFEEQKALRKGKTVSNKIFKKGRSEVLKFKK
- a CDS encoding PSP1 domain-containing protein, translated to MGCSSCSTGKDGQPRGCKNNGTCGTDGCNKLTVFDWLSNMSLPNGEKPFDCVEVRFKNSRKEFFRNTEHLTLAIGDIVATQAQSGHDIGMVTLTGELVRVQMKRKKVSYADGDLPKIYRKASQKDIDKWQKCRDREEEIKKRSREMAIILKLQMKISDVEFQGDGSKATFYYTAEDRVDFRQLIKDMAKAFGIRIEMRQIGYRQEAQRLGGIGSCGRELCCSTWLTDFRSVSTSAARYQNLSLNPQKLAGQCGKLKCCLNYELDVYLDALKDFPPQDSKLFTEKGLAFCQKVDIFKETLWFSYKDDPSNWHTLTKHQVNEILEKNKKKEKVASLEMYAAENIYAEQEEKVFENVVGQDSLTRFDRPKNNKRRNKNKKRRNNNKKRPAKNA
- a CDS encoding gliding motility lipoprotein GldH, whose amino-acid sequence is MRNSLICLTLVSFLFSCNDTLSVSEYKATNNGKWNKDSIVSFSFSEMDTVSKHNVFINIRNDESYPFSNLFLIAELESPDGKTVTDTLEYEMADPSGEWLGKGKGSVKENKLWFKENIVFSSSGVYNLQISHAMRKNGNVNGIVELEGITDVGFQIEKSNQ
- a CDS encoding penicillin-binding protein 1A; the protein is MAKAVKKKKQNSFFKFIKWFWILIGFGILSGILFFLAASWEWFGELPTFETLENPQTNLATEVISADGKTLGKYYLDDNRTDVPYEELPQNLVDALVASEDIRFYDHSGIDARGTLRAFAYLGKRGGASTITQQLARQLFVGVRSRNKFETIKQKAKEWVIATQLERNYTKEEIIAMYLNIYDFGNNADGIKSASKIYFGKEPKDLKIEESAMLVGMLQNSSYFNPLRREEQTKNKRNIVLGQLARYDYISEKQRDSLQALKMDINFNPENHREGLATYFRMYLQGFMNDWIKENPKPALEGERDTWNIYLDGLKIYTTIDSRMQKNAEDAVIAHMSNLQAEFFNQNKPERNKTAPFLDLDKNQIDNIMKRAMKTSARWRSMKRMGKSEKEITDSFNEKTEMTVFDWNSDTKEKDTIMTPLDSIRYYKTFLRAAMMSMEPQTGHVKAWVGGLNYKHFQYDNVIQGARQAGSTFKPFVYAAAIDQLRLSPCSTLPDTQYCIEAEKHGNPEAWCPKNSDGKYSGRDMTLKYALANSVNTVTAQLIDKVGPKSVVSIVKNVGLTREIPEVPSIALGTPDFNVYEMVGAYGTFANQGVYVKPVMVTRIEDKNGTVLYEYVPETKDVLSKEVAYTMVDLMRGVVQSGSGGRLRHSYNKNATVYKEVITGYPYELTNPIAGKTGTTQNQSDGWFMGMVPNLVTGVWVGGEDRATHFKSITYGQGASMALPIWGLYMKANYANEELGVSDGNFEKPTKMGIELDCSKLNQEEDKPEDDLDDLDF